The following are encoded together in the Erwinia sp. E602 genome:
- the lpxP gene encoding kdo(2)-lipid IV(A) palmitoleoyltransferase — protein MNQSQKFHRGLLHPRYWLTWFGVSVLFLLVQLPYPLLYKLGNWMGRTSMRFLKRRVAITRRNLQLCFPEMESAQLERRIVGNFESLGMGLLETGMAWFWSDRRVKRWFSVDGLHNLKAAQQGGRGALIIGVHFMSLELGGRVMGLCQPMMAMYRPHNNKLMEWVQTKGRMRSNKAMINRRDLRGMVQALKHGEAVWFAPDQDYGPKGSVFAPLFAVPEAATTSGTWMLARMAKPAMITVVLIRKDDGSGYELVIQPELKEYPIDSEQQAAAYMNRVIEREIMRAPDQYLWLHRRFKTRPVGNASLY, from the coding sequence ATGAATCAGTCGCAAAAATTCCACAGAGGTTTACTCCATCCCCGCTACTGGCTGACCTGGTTTGGCGTCAGCGTGCTGTTCCTGCTGGTGCAGCTGCCCTACCCGCTGCTGTATAAACTCGGCAACTGGATGGGCCGCACCTCAATGCGCTTCCTGAAACGCCGGGTGGCGATTACCCGTCGCAATCTGCAGCTCTGTTTCCCGGAGATGGAGAGCGCGCAGCTTGAGCGCAGGATCGTGGGTAACTTTGAATCCCTCGGCATGGGCCTGCTGGAAACCGGCATGGCCTGGTTCTGGTCAGATCGCCGCGTAAAGCGCTGGTTCAGCGTCGACGGCCTGCATAATCTGAAAGCCGCGCAGCAGGGTGGACGTGGTGCGTTAATCATCGGCGTACACTTTATGTCGCTGGAGCTGGGTGGCCGCGTGATGGGCCTGTGCCAGCCGATGATGGCGATGTACCGCCCGCACAACAATAAGCTGATGGAGTGGGTACAGACCAAAGGGCGCATGCGTTCCAATAAGGCGATGATTAACCGTCGCGACCTGCGCGGTATGGTGCAGGCGCTGAAGCACGGTGAAGCCGTCTGGTTTGCCCCGGATCAGGATTACGGCCCGAAAGGCAGCGTGTTTGCACCGCTGTTTGCGGTACCGGAAGCCGCCACCACCAGCGGTACCTGGATGCTGGCACGCATGGCTAAGCCGGCGATGATCACCGTCGTCCTGATCCGCAAGGATGACGGAAGCGGTTACGAGCTGGTGATTCAGCCAGAGCTGAAAGAGTACCCGATCGACAGCGAACAGCAGGCCGCGGCCTATATGAACCGGGTGATTGAGCGCGAGATCATGCGTGCTCCGGACCAGTATCTGTGGCTGCACCGTCGCTTTAAAACCCGCCCGGTGGGCAACGCTTCGCTGTATTGA
- the tssB gene encoding type VI secretion system contractile sheath small subunit: MSNSYQSEIPKARVNIKLDLHTGGVARKTELPLKLLVTGDFSNGQEQRALSLREKVNVNKNNFDSVLAEFSPSLNISVENTLAGDGSEENVRLTFSNMKDFSPEQVARQIPQLKAMLAMRNLLRDLKANLLDNVTFRKELETILKNPALSDELRSELSALAPERA, from the coding sequence ATGAGTAATTCTTATCAAAGTGAGATCCCTAAGGCGCGCGTTAATATTAAACTGGACCTGCACACCGGCGGCGTGGCCCGTAAAACCGAGCTGCCATTAAAGCTGCTGGTCACCGGCGACTTCAGCAACGGTCAGGAGCAGCGCGCGCTGTCCCTGCGTGAGAAGGTCAACGTCAACAAAAACAACTTCGACAGCGTGCTGGCGGAGTTCTCCCCGTCATTAAACATCTCCGTAGAAAATACCCTCGCCGGCGACGGCAGCGAAGAGAACGTCAGACTGACCTTCAGCAATATGAAGGACTTTTCGCCGGAACAGGTCGCCCGCCAGATCCCGCAGCTCAAAGCGATGCTGGCGATGCGCAACCTGCTGCGCGACCTGAAAGCCAACCTGCTGGATAACGTCACCTTCCGCAAAGAGCTGGAAACCATCCTGAAAAACCCGGCACTGAGCGACGAACTGCGCAGCGAACTGTCTGCCCTGGCCCCTGAACGGGCCTGA
- the tssC gene encoding type VI secretion system contractile sheath large subunit — MLMSVQNETSSAGTTTVQDRPAVSGVYASLFEKINLSPVSHLSDLNIWQDSQAMSDASVDERVTAAMKVLVECLNQSGSQVEKLDKALLDHHIAQLDEQISRQLDAVMHHDDFQKVESLWRGLKSLVDKTDFRQNVKIEVLDLSKEDLRQDFEDSPEIIQSGLYAHTYIAEYDTPGGEPIGALISSYEFDASAQDVALLRNISKVAASAHMPFIGSAGPQFFLKDHMEEVAAIKDIGNYFDRAEYLKWKSFRETDDARYIGLTMPRVLGRLPYGPDTVPVRSFNYVEEVKGPDHDKYLWTNASFAFAANMVKSFISNGWCVQIRGPQAGGAVTDLPIHLYDLGTGNQVKIPSEVMIPETREFEFANLGFIPLSYYKNRDYSCFFSANSTQKPALYDTADATANSRINARLPYIFLLSRIAHYLKLIQRENIGTTKDRRLLELELNTWVRGLVTEMTDPGDELQASHPLRDARVIVEDIEDNPGFFRVRLFAIPHFQVEGMDVNLSLVSQMPKAKA, encoded by the coding sequence ATGTTAATGTCTGTGCAAAATGAAACCTCATCTGCCGGCACCACCACCGTGCAGGATCGCCCCGCTGTAAGCGGCGTTTACGCTTCGCTGTTTGAAAAAATCAATCTCAGCCCGGTGTCGCACCTCAGCGACCTGAATATCTGGCAGGACAGCCAGGCGATGTCCGATGCCAGCGTCGACGAGCGCGTCACTGCCGCGATGAAGGTGCTGGTTGAGTGCCTGAACCAGTCCGGTTCTCAGGTTGAAAAGCTGGATAAAGCCCTGCTGGACCACCATATCGCGCAGCTGGACGAGCAGATCAGCCGCCAGCTGGATGCGGTGATGCACCACGACGACTTCCAGAAAGTGGAATCCCTGTGGCGTGGCCTGAAGTCGCTGGTCGACAAAACCGACTTCCGCCAGAACGTGAAGATTGAAGTGCTGGATCTGTCGAAAGAGGACCTGCGTCAGGACTTCGAAGACTCCCCGGAAATTATCCAGAGTGGCCTGTACGCACACACCTATATCGCCGAATACGACACTCCGGGCGGCGAGCCGATCGGCGCGCTGATCTCCTCTTACGAATTCGACGCCTCGGCGCAGGACGTGGCGCTGCTGCGCAATATCTCTAAAGTGGCCGCGTCCGCGCATATGCCCTTTATCGGCTCCGCCGGCCCGCAGTTCTTCCTGAAAGACCATATGGAAGAGGTGGCGGCGATTAAAGATATCGGCAACTACTTCGACCGTGCCGAATACCTTAAGTGGAAATCGTTCCGCGAAACCGACGACGCTCGTTATATCGGCCTGACCATGCCGCGCGTGCTCGGTCGCCTGCCGTACGGCCCGGATACCGTGCCGGTGCGCAGCTTTAACTACGTGGAAGAAGTGAAAGGCCCGGATCACGACAAATACCTGTGGACCAATGCCTCCTTCGCCTTCGCCGCCAACATGGTGAAAAGCTTTATCAGTAACGGCTGGTGCGTGCAGATCCGCGGCCCGCAGGCGGGGGGCGCAGTCACCGACCTGCCGATCCATCTTTACGACCTCGGCACCGGCAACCAGGTGAAGATCCCGTCTGAGGTGATGATCCCGGAAACCCGCGAATTTGAGTTCGCTAACCTCGGCTTTATCCCGCTCTCGTACTACAAAAACCGCGACTACTCGTGCTTCTTCTCCGCCAACTCGACGCAGAAACCGGCGCTGTACGACACCGCCGACGCCACGGCCAACAGCCGCATCAACGCGCGTCTGCCGTATATCTTCCTGCTGTCGCGCATTGCGCACTATCTGAAGCTGATCCAGCGCGAAAACATCGGTACCACCAAAGATCGCCGCCTGCTGGAGCTGGAGCTGAACACCTGGGTGCGCGGCCTGGTAACGGAAATGACCGATCCGGGCGACGAGCTGCAGGCTTCCCACCCGCTGCGCGATGCCAGAGTGATTGTCGAAGATATCGAAGACAACCCTGGCTTCTTCCGCGTCAGGCTGTTCGCCATTCCCCACTTCCAGGTGGAAGGGATGGACGTCAACCTGTCACTGGTTTCCCAGATGCCGAAAGCGAAAGCCTAA
- the tssK gene encoding type VI secretion system baseplate subunit TssK has product MKIYRPLWTDGAMLAPQQFQQQARWDAYVAENVARMGIAHPWGVLAAEFDDAALALSRLNAVRMVVRFPDGTLVDSNCSDNLPPVCDLSAAADRDSVEVLLALPLMSANGGNLDDGQDSERPRRWKAERVDVQELAGHESGELAILRHAMTLRLATQENSAWLTCPVARLVRNAQGQWSRDASFIPPLLALSASPLLVAGLSDLLSRLQARRHRLMAMRRESNERMADFAVADVSLFWLLNALNSAEPVLAELLQTPSRHPELLYRELVRLAGSLLTFSLEHDTADIPAWQHDAPEQVFPPLLTLLDKLLEASLPSRVISIYLEHVDQIWRGSLHDARLREGADFYLSVRSSMPNHELQSKFPQLCKAGSLDDVSDVVNVALSGMVIKPLSHVPAAIPLRLENQYFSLDLSTDAARAMLEAGCCTFYTPGSLGEVKLELFAVLRT; this is encoded by the coding sequence ATGAAAATTTATCGTCCGTTATGGACCGACGGGGCCATGCTGGCCCCACAGCAGTTTCAGCAACAGGCCCGTTGGGATGCTTATGTAGCGGAAAACGTCGCCCGCATGGGGATTGCTCACCCGTGGGGCGTTCTGGCGGCGGAATTTGACGATGCCGCGCTGGCACTCTCCCGGCTGAATGCCGTTCGTATGGTGGTTCGTTTCCCGGACGGTACCTTGGTGGATTCTAACTGTTCAGACAATCTTCCGCCGGTCTGCGATCTGTCTGCGGCCGCAGACCGTGATTCCGTAGAGGTGTTGCTGGCGCTGCCTTTGATGAGCGCCAACGGCGGGAATCTGGATGACGGTCAGGACAGCGAGCGCCCGCGCAGATGGAAAGCGGAACGCGTCGACGTGCAGGAACTGGCCGGTCACGAAAGTGGTGAGCTGGCCATTCTCCGCCATGCGATGACGTTACGGCTGGCAACCCAGGAGAACAGCGCCTGGCTGACGTGTCCGGTGGCCCGTCTGGTACGCAATGCCCAGGGGCAGTGGAGCCGCGACGCGTCGTTTATTCCGCCGCTACTCGCCCTGTCTGCCAGCCCGCTGCTGGTGGCCGGGTTAAGCGATTTGCTGAGTCGTTTGCAGGCACGTCGCCATCGCCTGATGGCGATGCGTCGCGAGAGCAACGAACGGATGGCGGACTTCGCGGTGGCGGATGTGTCCCTGTTCTGGCTGCTCAATGCCCTGAACAGCGCTGAGCCGGTGCTGGCGGAGCTGTTACAGACCCCGTCGCGTCATCCGGAACTCCTGTACCGGGAGCTGGTGCGCCTGGCGGGCAGCCTGCTGACGTTTTCGCTGGAGCATGACACCGCGGATATTCCGGCCTGGCAGCATGATGCGCCGGAACAGGTTTTCCCACCGCTGCTGACGCTGCTCGATAAGCTGCTGGAAGCCAGCCTGCCCTCCCGTGTCATCAGCATTTACCTGGAGCATGTCGATCAGATCTGGCGAGGCTCGCTGCATGATGCCCGCCTGCGCGAAGGGGCCGATTTCTACCTGTCGGTTCGCTCGTCAATGCCGAATCACGAGCTGCAGAGTAAATTCCCACAGCTGTGTAAAGCCGGCAGCCTCGACGATGTCTCGGACGTGGTTAACGTGGCCCTCAGCGGCATGGTCATCAAACCGCTCAGCCATGTTCCGGCAGCCATCCCGTTGCGTCTGGAAAACCAGTATTTCTCACTGGATCTGAGTACCGATGCCGCGCGGGCGATGCTGGAAGCGGGCTGCTGCACGTTCTATACCCCGGGTTCACTCGGTGAGGTGAAGCTCGAACTCTTTGCGGTACTGCGCACATGA
- the tssL gene encoding type VI secretion system protein TssL, short form has product MKTSDHSQIERIFYPGWLMVSQLRGGQEVREGGKLYRRACRLVQDARTALTDAGYSEVSRDHMVYALCALLDESVLNRGKTDDGYLTWRRDPLQAHFFGTLNAGEELWERIRNLLKETAPDQAVLLCLYRTLQLGFVGQYRAENDERREDVIRALRERVPPFTLAQDAPIVARASRLRSGRRGYWLSWAGGAVTLVALWFFLSASLSGMVAQMGSMG; this is encoded by the coding sequence ATGAAGACATCCGATCACAGTCAAATCGAACGCATCTTCTATCCCGGCTGGCTGATGGTCAGCCAGCTACGGGGCGGACAGGAGGTTCGCGAGGGAGGAAAACTCTACCGTCGCGCCTGTCGCCTGGTTCAGGACGCCCGCACGGCCCTGACCGATGCGGGCTACAGCGAGGTCAGCCGCGACCATATGGTGTATGCCCTGTGTGCGCTGCTTGATGAAAGCGTGCTGAATCGCGGTAAGACGGATGATGGCTACCTGACCTGGCGGCGTGACCCGTTACAGGCGCATTTTTTTGGCACGCTGAATGCGGGCGAGGAGTTGTGGGAGCGTATTCGCAACCTGCTTAAGGAAACGGCGCCGGATCAGGCGGTACTGCTGTGCCTGTACCGCACGCTTCAGCTCGGTTTTGTCGGGCAGTATCGCGCGGAAAATGACGAACGCCGTGAGGATGTGATCCGGGCGCTGAGGGAACGGGTTCCGCCGTTTACCCTTGCGCAGGACGCGCCGATTGTCGCCCGGGCTTCCCGTTTACGCAGCGGCCGCCGCGGGTACTGGCTCTCCTGGGCAGGGGGCGCCGTGACGCTGGTTGCGCTCTGGTTTTTCCTCTCCGCTTCATTGTCCGGGATGGTGGCACAGATGGGCAGCATGGGGTAA
- a CDS encoding OmpA family protein: MRDYYRSLLTTLSGILCLWLIFGFWPLTVGSRITLSLLVLLACGALLWRQRTVSRRREAALRAIQDDGLPPEDFQGAVVLACGDNAALFAPETRHRETRQGWYLWVKDAEQLPLLVRHLSLVRPALVHRMSVLLAVVPESHLSADAFTQQLRGWQRAMVQCRSTLGGLPPLWTVSWISPPAASADPQPVWFTTVSNRAGIQVHQPGQGNVSLSEWTREDDAAGRLSRLSQALWLDGFLAWQSGTVDSLLSARLGELPAMKPCAQGICMLPIASVADNLWQQHVAAITALEPERSLSDGEPLPLPELLLSALPRQRGISSRMMFWRYVGLTGGAFLVLAMLASYINNQRLIHSVSDHLKLYHHLSGEPLTPKLRAQQRLRADGALLDDWLRRGEPVRYRLGLYQGMRLIPPVEAALSDWAPPPPPPPVINKIVQGPETLRLDSMSLFDSGRYDLKPGSTRLLVNALVGIRAKPGWLIVVAGHTDNTGNPGLNQTLSLKRAEAVRNWMRDTGDVPESCFAVQGYGESRPVATNDTPEGRALNRRVEISLVPQADACRIPGSTLTSSQEDDVDNNLMEN, from the coding sequence ATGCGCGATTATTACCGGAGCCTGCTGACCACCCTGAGTGGCATCCTGTGTCTGTGGTTAATCTTCGGATTCTGGCCGCTCACGGTGGGCAGCCGGATAACGCTCAGCCTGCTGGTTTTGCTGGCCTGTGGCGCGTTGTTATGGCGACAGAGAACGGTATCACGCAGGCGGGAGGCGGCGCTGAGGGCTATTCAGGATGACGGCCTGCCGCCGGAAGATTTCCAGGGGGCCGTCGTGCTGGCCTGCGGAGACAACGCCGCGCTGTTTGCGCCGGAAACCCGTCACCGGGAAACCCGCCAGGGCTGGTATCTGTGGGTTAAGGATGCTGAGCAACTGCCGCTGCTGGTCCGGCATCTGAGCCTGGTCCGTCCGGCGCTGGTCCACAGGATGTCGGTGTTGCTGGCCGTTGTGCCGGAAAGCCATCTCTCCGCGGATGCATTTACGCAGCAGCTGCGGGGCTGGCAGCGCGCGATGGTGCAGTGCCGCAGCACGCTGGGTGGCCTGCCCCCGCTGTGGACCGTCAGCTGGATTTCTCCGCCAGCGGCCAGTGCGGATCCGCAGCCGGTCTGGTTTACCACCGTCAGCAACCGGGCAGGCATTCAGGTGCATCAGCCAGGGCAGGGAAATGTATCCCTGAGCGAATGGACCCGGGAGGACGATGCCGCCGGACGTCTGTCACGGCTGAGTCAGGCCCTGTGGCTGGACGGCTTTCTGGCGTGGCAGAGCGGCACGGTGGACAGCCTGCTGTCCGCACGCCTGGGCGAACTCCCGGCGATGAAACCCTGTGCGCAGGGGATCTGTATGCTGCCGATCGCCAGCGTGGCAGATAACCTCTGGCAGCAGCATGTTGCCGCTATCACCGCGCTGGAGCCGGAACGGTCTCTGTCTGACGGAGAACCTTTACCGCTGCCTGAGCTGCTGCTGTCGGCACTGCCCCGTCAGCGGGGCATCAGCAGCAGGATGATGTTCTGGCGTTACGTCGGGCTGACCGGCGGCGCTTTTCTGGTGCTCGCCATGCTGGCCTCTTACATCAATAACCAGCGGCTGATCCACAGCGTCAGCGATCACCTGAAGCTGTATCACCACCTCAGCGGCGAACCTTTAACACCAAAACTACGGGCACAGCAGCGTCTGCGCGCCGACGGGGCATTGCTGGATGACTGGCTGCGCCGGGGCGAACCCGTTCGCTATCGCCTGGGCCTGTATCAGGGCATGCGCCTGATCCCGCCGGTGGAGGCGGCGCTCAGCGACTGGGCTCCGCCGCCACCGCCACCGCCTGTCATTAATAAAATCGTTCAGGGGCCAGAAACCCTCCGCCTCGACAGCATGTCGCTGTTCGATTCCGGCAGATACGACCTCAAACCCGGCTCCACCAGGCTGTTGGTGAACGCACTGGTGGGCATCAGGGCCAAACCGGGCTGGCTGATTGTCGTTGCCGGGCATACCGACAACACCGGCAATCCCGGGCTTAACCAGACGCTCTCTCTGAAGCGTGCCGAAGCGGTGCGCAACTGGATGCGTGACACCGGCGACGTGCCGGAAAGCTGTTTCGCAGTGCAGGGCTATGGCGAAAGCCGCCCGGTCGCTACCAATGACACGCCGGAAGGGCGCGCGCTCAACCGCCGTGTCGAAATCAGTCTGGTACCGCAGGCAGACGCCTGCCGGATACCTGGCAGTACCCTTACGTCATCGCAGGAAGATGACGTTGATAACAACCTAATGGAGAACTAA
- a CDS encoding Hcp family type VI secretion system effector has protein sequence MAIPVYLWLKDDGGADIKGSVDVQDREGSIEVVAQDHTLYIPTDNNTGKLTGTRVHTPFIFTKEIDSSSPYLYKAVTTGQTLKSAEFKWYKINDAGQEVEYFNTKLENVKLVKVAPKMHDIKDPAKEKHNHLEQIELRYEKITWTYKDGNIIHSDSWNERATA, from the coding sequence ATGGCAATTCCAGTATATCTGTGGCTGAAGGACGACGGCGGCGCTGACATCAAAGGCTCTGTTGACGTACAGGATCGCGAAGGCAGCATCGAGGTGGTCGCGCAGGATCACACCCTGTACATCCCCACCGACAACAACACCGGCAAGCTGACCGGCACCCGCGTACACACGCCATTTATCTTCACCAAGGAGATCGACTCATCCAGCCCGTATCTCTACAAAGCGGTGACCACCGGTCAGACCCTGAAATCCGCTGAGTTCAAGTGGTACAAAATCAATGACGCGGGCCAGGAAGTTGAATATTTCAACACCAAACTGGAGAACGTCAAGCTGGTGAAAGTCGCGCCGAAAATGCACGACATCAAAGATCCGGCGAAAGAGAAGCACAACCACCTCGAGCAGATCGAACTGCGCTACGAAAAAATCACCTGGACCTACAAAGACGGCAACATCATTCATTCCGATTCATGGAATGAACGTGCTACTGCCTGA
- the tssH gene encoding type VI secretion system ATPase TssH, with protein MENSAVLLRRLNPYCARALEGAASLCQTRAHAEILPEHWLLKLLEQGEGDFTVLARRYEWDMDGMWQALLGWLDTLPRSVRGRPALADSLHALLKQAWMAASLQGEEQIRSLHLLMALTDSPKLIRCDGLWPLLTLGKSQLERLRGLLDAQSDERAELQQEEALTVSSGGGVEITGHPAGSEVKEGELSPALQNALDKFTLDVTAKAREGKIDPVFGRDTEIRQMVDILSRRRKNNPILVGEPGVGKTALVEGLALRIAEGNVPESLRPVVLRTLDLGLLQAGAGVKGEFEQRLKNVIDAVQQSPVPVLLFIDEAHTIIGAGNQAGGADAANLLKPALARGELRTVAATTWSEYKQYFERDAALERRFQMVKVDEPDDNAACLMLRGLKARYAGHHNVHITDAAVRAAVSLSRRYLTGRQLPDKAVDLLDTAAARVRMSIDTVPEALTRIRVQLSSLAMEKQALLEDIAVGDPAQGERLATIAQDETRLTAALEALEKQYKEELKLTERLLATRQDLSRQNETRDLQQQLNAMQQSSPLLSVDVDVRTVATVIADWTGVPLSSLMKDEQTELLNLEQDIGRRVVGQDISLAAIARRLRAAKTGLTSENGPQGVFLLVGPSGVGKTETALALADVLYGGEKSLITINLSEYQEPHTVSQLKGSPPGYVGYGQGGILTEAVRKRPYSVVLLDEVEKAHRDVINLFYQVFDRGVMRDGEGREIDFRNTVILMTSNLGSERLMQLLDEQPEASEADLHELLRPILREHFQPALVARFQTVIYRPLSEPAMRTIVEMKLGQVSRRLHRHYGLTTQIDESLYDALTVACLLPDTGARNVDSLLNQQILPVLSQQLLVHMAAQQKPKTLTLGWSEDEGIGLEFAHE; from the coding sequence ATGGAAAATTCAGCCGTCCTGTTACGTCGTCTCAACCCGTACTGTGCCCGCGCCCTCGAAGGGGCGGCCTCTCTGTGCCAGACCCGCGCGCACGCTGAAATCCTGCCCGAACACTGGCTGCTCAAACTGCTGGAGCAGGGCGAAGGCGACTTCACGGTGCTGGCACGCCGCTACGAATGGGACATGGACGGCATGTGGCAGGCGCTGCTCGGCTGGCTGGATACTCTGCCGCGTTCAGTACGCGGCCGCCCGGCGCTTGCAGACTCGCTCCACGCGCTGCTGAAACAGGCGTGGATGGCGGCCTCCCTGCAGGGCGAAGAGCAGATCCGCAGCCTGCACCTGCTGATGGCACTGACTGACAGCCCGAAACTCATTCGCTGTGACGGCCTGTGGCCGCTGCTGACCCTGGGCAAGAGCCAGCTGGAGCGTCTGCGCGGGCTGCTCGATGCGCAGTCGGACGAACGCGCCGAACTGCAGCAGGAAGAAGCGCTGACTGTTTCCTCCGGCGGCGGCGTGGAAATCACTGGCCATCCGGCGGGCAGCGAAGTGAAAGAGGGCGAGCTGTCGCCTGCGTTGCAAAATGCGCTGGATAAATTCACCCTCGACGTTACCGCCAAAGCAAGAGAGGGCAAAATCGACCCGGTGTTCGGGCGTGATACCGAAATCCGCCAGATGGTCGACATCCTTTCGCGACGTCGCAAAAATAATCCGATTCTGGTGGGTGAGCCGGGTGTCGGCAAAACCGCGCTGGTGGAGGGGCTGGCGCTGCGTATTGCTGAAGGCAACGTCCCGGAGTCGCTCAGGCCGGTGGTTCTGCGCACCCTTGACCTCGGGCTGTTACAGGCGGGCGCAGGCGTAAAGGGCGAGTTTGAACAGCGCCTGAAAAACGTCATCGACGCCGTACAGCAGTCGCCGGTACCGGTTTTGCTGTTTATCGACGAAGCGCACACTATTATCGGTGCCGGTAACCAGGCGGGCGGTGCGGATGCGGCCAACCTGCTGAAACCGGCGCTGGCGCGCGGCGAACTGCGCACTGTCGCGGCGACCACCTGGTCCGAGTATAAACAGTATTTTGAGCGCGACGCCGCGCTGGAGCGTCGCTTCCAGATGGTTAAAGTGGATGAGCCGGACGACAACGCCGCCTGCCTGATGCTCAGAGGCCTCAAAGCCCGTTACGCCGGACACCACAACGTACATATCACCGACGCCGCCGTGCGCGCGGCGGTGTCGCTGTCGCGCCGCTATCTGACCGGCCGCCAGCTGCCGGACAAAGCGGTTGACCTGCTCGACACCGCTGCCGCCCGCGTGCGGATGAGCATTGATACGGTACCGGAAGCGCTGACCCGCATCCGCGTGCAGCTCAGTTCGCTGGCAATGGAGAAGCAGGCGCTGCTGGAAGATATTGCGGTCGGCGACCCTGCACAGGGTGAACGCCTGGCGACTATCGCCCAGGACGAGACCCGCCTGACTGCGGCGCTGGAAGCGCTGGAGAAGCAGTATAAAGAAGAGCTCAAACTGACCGAACGGCTGCTGGCAACCCGCCAGGACCTCTCGCGCCAGAATGAGACCCGCGACCTGCAGCAGCAGCTGAACGCGATGCAGCAGAGCAGCCCGCTGCTCTCCGTCGATGTGGACGTGCGCACCGTCGCCACGGTGATTGCCGACTGGACCGGCGTGCCGCTCTCCTCACTGATGAAAGACGAACAGACCGAACTGCTGAACCTGGAGCAGGACATTGGCAGGCGCGTGGTCGGTCAGGATATTTCCCTGGCAGCCATCGCCCGGCGCCTCCGTGCGGCGAAAACCGGGCTCACGTCTGAAAACGGCCCTCAGGGCGTATTCCTGCTGGTCGGCCCGAGCGGCGTCGGCAAAACCGAAACCGCGCTGGCGCTCGCCGATGTGCTTTACGGCGGCGAAAAATCCCTGATCACCATCAATCTCTCCGAATATCAGGAGCCGCACACCGTCTCCCAGCTGAAAGGCTCACCGCCGGGCTACGTCGGCTACGGTCAGGGCGGCATCCTCACCGAAGCGGTGCGCAAGCGCCCATACAGCGTGGTGCTGCTTGATGAAGTCGAAAAAGCGCACCGCGACGTGATAAATCTGTTCTACCAGGTGTTCGACCGCGGCGTTATGCGCGACGGTGAAGGCCGGGAGATCGACTTCCGTAACACCGTGATCCTGATGACCTCCAACCTCGGCAGCGAACGCCTGATGCAGCTGCTGGACGAACAGCCGGAAGCCAGCGAAGCGGATCTGCACGAACTGCTGCGCCCGATCCTGCGCGAACACTTCCAGCCCGCGCTGGTGGCCCGCTTCCAGACTGTGATTTACCGCCCGCTGAGTGAGCCCGCAATGCGCACTATCGTCGAAATGAAACTCGGCCAGGTCAGCAGGCGCCTGCACCGCCACTATGGCCTGACCACGCAGATCGACGAGAGCCTGTATGACGCGCTGACCGTCGCCTGCCTGCTGCCGGACACCGGCGCGCGCAACGTCGACAGCCTGCTCAACCAGCAGATCCTGCCGGTGCTGAGCCAGCAGCTGCTTGTTCACATGGCCGCGCAGCAGAAACCGAAAACGCTGACGCTGGGGTGGAGTGAGGATGAGGGGATTGGGCTGGAGTTTGCGCATGAGTGA
- a CDS encoding type IV secretion protein Rhs codes for MSEKKQDEYIIKEGGVRLLTAGEIKLAKSVFASTIEYPKVWIHRDSYLPFNLQNAHTAMTPNGEIYFRDEYRDDFSQSTDELQHMFIHEMSHVWQRARGMNVIGRGLVSWMVSYRYTLDGRLLSEYPMEQQGQIIADNFILQNFGYQTWNHLETKKYPDVTLDGDISEPVIRKGYKNALRGFPW; via the coding sequence ATGAGTGAGAAAAAGCAGGATGAGTACATCATTAAAGAAGGTGGCGTCAGGCTACTGACCGCGGGTGAAATAAAACTGGCAAAGTCTGTTTTCGCTTCCACTATTGAATACCCAAAAGTCTGGATCCACAGGGACAGTTATCTGCCGTTTAATCTGCAGAATGCGCATACGGCGATGACGCCGAACGGTGAAATTTACTTTCGTGACGAATATCGGGATGATTTTTCGCAGTCAACAGATGAACTGCAACATATGTTTATTCATGAAATGAGCCATGTCTGGCAGCGAGCAAGAGGGATGAATGTTATCGGTCGGGGGCTGGTCAGCTGGATGGTCAGCTATCGTTATACACTTGATGGCCGTTTGTTAAGTGAATACCCGATGGAACAGCAGGGGCAGATTATTGCGGATAATTTTATCCTGCAAAATTTTGGCTATCAGACATGGAACCATCTCGAAACAAAAAAATATCCCGACGTTACGCTTGATGGCGACATTTCTGAACCAGTGATACGCAAAGGTTATAAAAATGCTTTACGGGGGTTTCCATGGTGA